One Mycobacteroides abscessus ATCC 19977 genomic window carries:
- a CDS encoding FAD-dependent oxidoreductase produces MSSPAAVPVKPEADTDFDVLIVGSGFGGSVTAMRLTEKGYRVGVLEAGRRFADEEFAETSWDLRKFLWAPMFKCFGIQRIHLLSNCMILAGAGVGGGSLNYANTLYVPPDPFFNDPQWKGITDWRAELSPHYEQAQRMLGVVKNPTFTDADRLIKEVADDMGAGDTFVATPVGVYFGPDGTKTPGVKVPDPYFGGAGPDRVGCTECGSCMTGCRVGAKNTLVKNYLGLAESNGAQVIPLTTVTAVQQGADGVWRVSTKSTGRWVRKQRKTYTAKYVVLAAGTWGTQNLLFKMKDKGLLPKLSQRLGVLTRTNSESIVGAGRLEYKDDLDLTHGVAITSSFHPTSDTHIEPVRYGKGSNAMGLLQTLMTDGDGPKSRWRQLIENARADWRGTFRMFNVTQWSERTVIALVMQHLDNSITTFTKKTLFWRRLDSKQGHGEPNPTWIPAGNEATRRLAAKIDGVAGGTWGELFNIPLTAHFLGGAVIGTSPENGVIDPYHRVYGYPTMYVVDGASISANLGVNPSLSITAQAERAASLWPNKGETDLRPEQGLPYQRMAPVPPVHPVVPADAPGALRRLPIEPVSSAS; encoded by the coding sequence ATGTCATCACCGGCAGCAGTCCCTGTAAAGCCCGAAGCAGATACCGACTTTGACGTACTGATCGTCGGATCCGGATTCGGCGGAAGCGTCACCGCCATGCGCCTGACCGAGAAGGGTTATCGCGTAGGTGTCCTGGAGGCGGGCCGACGGTTCGCGGACGAGGAATTCGCCGAGACCTCATGGGATCTGCGCAAGTTCCTATGGGCGCCGATGTTCAAGTGCTTCGGCATCCAGCGGATCCACCTGCTGAGCAACTGCATGATCCTGGCCGGTGCCGGGGTGGGTGGAGGCTCGCTGAACTACGCCAACACCCTCTACGTGCCACCGGACCCGTTCTTCAACGATCCGCAGTGGAAGGGCATCACCGACTGGCGCGCCGAACTCTCACCCCACTATGAGCAGGCCCAGCGGATGCTCGGTGTGGTGAAGAACCCCACCTTCACCGACGCCGACCGGCTCATCAAGGAGGTTGCCGACGACATGGGTGCCGGCGACACCTTTGTCGCGACACCAGTGGGTGTGTACTTCGGGCCCGACGGCACCAAGACCCCTGGCGTCAAAGTTCCCGATCCATACTTCGGCGGGGCCGGACCCGACCGGGTGGGCTGCACCGAGTGTGGATCCTGCATGACCGGCTGCCGGGTCGGCGCCAAGAACACTCTGGTCAAGAACTACCTGGGACTGGCTGAATCCAATGGTGCCCAGGTCATTCCGCTCACCACCGTGACCGCGGTGCAGCAGGGCGCGGACGGTGTCTGGCGCGTCTCCACCAAGTCCACCGGCCGTTGGGTGCGTAAGCAGCGCAAGACCTACACGGCCAAGTACGTGGTGTTGGCCGCCGGCACCTGGGGCACGCAGAACCTGCTGTTCAAGATGAAGGACAAGGGGTTGCTGCCCAAGCTGTCACAGCGGCTGGGCGTGCTGACCCGCACAAACTCCGAATCCATCGTCGGCGCGGGCCGGTTGGAGTACAAGGACGACCTGGACCTCACCCACGGTGTGGCCATCACGTCTTCCTTCCACCCGACCAGCGACACCCATATCGAGCCGGTCCGTTACGGCAAGGGCTCCAACGCGATGGGGCTGCTGCAGACCCTGATGACCGACGGCGATGGGCCGAAGTCGAGGTGGCGCCAGCTTATTGAGAACGCCCGTGCCGACTGGCGGGGCACGTTCCGGATGTTCAACGTGACGCAGTGGAGCGAGCGCACCGTTATCGCGCTGGTCATGCAGCACCTGGACAACTCGATCACCACCTTCACCAAGAAGACGTTGTTCTGGCGGCGTCTGGACAGCAAGCAAGGCCACGGGGAGCCCAACCCCACCTGGATTCCCGCGGGTAACGAGGCCACGCGGCGCCTGGCCGCCAAGATCGACGGCGTTGCCGGCGGCACCTGGGGCGAGCTGTTCAACATTCCGCTGACCGCGCACTTCCTGGGCGGTGCCGTGATCGGTACCAGCCCGGAGAACGGCGTCATCGACCCCTACCACCGGGTGTACGGCTACCCGACCATGTACGTGGTGGACGGAGCGTCGATCTCGGCCAACCTGGGCGTCAACCCGTCACTGAGCATTACCGCACAGGCCGAGCGTGCGGCGTCGTTGTGGCCCAACAAGGGTGAGACGGATCTGCGTCCGGAGCAGGGCCTGCCGTATCAGCGGATGGCCCCGGTGCCCCCGGTGCACCCGGTGGTCCCCGCCGATGCCCCGGGGGCGCTGCGGCGTCTGCCGATCGAACCGGTGAGCTCGGCCAGTTAG
- a CDS encoding GuaB3 family IMP dehydrogenase-related protein: MRDLVEIGMGRTARRTYELDDVNIVPSRRTRSSQDVSTAWQLDAYRFEIPVVAHPTDALVSPRFAIELGKAGGLGVINGEGLWGRHADVEARIAEVVEVAQKEPEPSAAIRLLQQLHSAPIDPDLLAAAIAEVRGAGVTTAVRVSPQNAQLLTPHLIAAGIDLLVIHGTIVSAERVARDGEPLNLKTFISELDIPVVAGGVIDHRTALHLMRTGAAGVIVGYGQTAGATTSSEVLGVSVAMATAIADAAAARREYLDETGGRYVHVLADGDIHTSGDLAKSIACGADAVVLGTPLAAAQEAAGDGWFWPNAAAHPSLPRGALLQVAVGERPPLSEVLAGPSDDPFGTLNLVGGLRRSMAKSGYCDLKEFQKVGLTVNS; this comes from the coding sequence ATGCGTGACCTGGTCGAAATCGGCATGGGCAGAACCGCCCGTCGCACCTATGAACTCGATGATGTGAACATCGTCCCGTCGCGCCGCACGCGTTCCTCGCAGGACGTGTCGACGGCGTGGCAGCTCGATGCCTACCGTTTCGAGATTCCTGTGGTGGCGCATCCGACCGATGCGCTGGTTTCGCCGCGCTTTGCCATCGAACTGGGTAAGGCCGGCGGGCTCGGCGTCATCAACGGCGAGGGACTGTGGGGCCGGCACGCCGATGTCGAGGCCCGTATCGCCGAGGTGGTCGAGGTCGCGCAGAAGGAGCCGGAGCCCTCCGCCGCTATTCGCCTGTTGCAGCAATTGCATTCGGCCCCAATCGATCCCGATCTATTGGCTGCGGCCATCGCCGAGGTGCGCGGGGCCGGGGTGACCACCGCGGTGCGGGTGAGTCCGCAGAACGCGCAGCTACTCACCCCGCATCTGATTGCCGCGGGCATCGACCTGCTGGTCATTCACGGCACCATCGTGTCGGCCGAGCGGGTGGCCCGCGACGGCGAGCCGCTGAACCTGAAAACCTTTATTTCCGAACTGGATATCCCCGTTGTTGCCGGTGGCGTGATCGATCACCGCACGGCCCTGCACCTGATGCGAACCGGAGCCGCGGGCGTCATCGTCGGGTATGGGCAGACCGCGGGCGCGACCACCAGCAGTGAGGTGCTGGGCGTCAGCGTCGCCATGGCGACCGCCATTGCCGATGCCGCTGCTGCCCGCCGCGAGTACCTCGATGAGACCGGCGGCCGGTACGTGCACGTGTTGGCCGACGGTGACATCCACACCTCTGGAGACCTGGCCAAGTCGATCGCCTGTGGCGCCGATGCCGTCGTACTGGGGACCCCGCTGGCCGCGGCGCAGGAAGCCGCCGGTGACGGATGGTTCTGGCCGAACGCGGCCGCGCATCCATCCCTGCCGCGCGGCGCGCTGCTGCAGGTGGCGGTGGGGGAGCGGCCGCCATTGAGCGAGGTACTCGCGGGGCCCTCCGACGATCCGTTTGGCACCTTGAATCTTGTTGGTGGGCTCCGCCGTTCGATGGCCAAGTCCGGATATTGCGATCTCAAGGAGTTCCAGAAGGTCGGACTGACCGTCAACTCTTAG